One window from the genome of Halostella litorea encodes:
- a CDS encoding HAD family hydrolase, protein MAVSFDLFGTLVDADRPSDPGAAVADELAARGVAVPADWADAYREVHVDAPDGAEVPLAAHVSAALSSRGVDAPNNAPRRAVVAAFDPEVRTRDGAVEAVRAAAERGPVAVCSNCAVPELARRALVRSAFDRDAFDAVVTSVACGWRKPHERAFEAVADRLGVAPADLVHVGDDHRTDGGVRSLGATFVHTEEVPLPEFPDWLEGRPCP, encoded by the coding sequence GTGGCAGTTTCGTTCGACCTCTTCGGCACGCTGGTGGACGCCGACCGCCCGTCGGACCCGGGCGCGGCCGTCGCCGACGAACTCGCGGCGCGCGGCGTCGCGGTCCCGGCGGACTGGGCCGACGCCTACCGCGAGGTCCACGTCGACGCGCCGGACGGGGCCGAAGTGCCCCTCGCCGCCCACGTGAGCGCCGCGCTGTCGAGCCGCGGCGTCGACGCGCCGAACAACGCGCCGCGCCGCGCGGTCGTCGCGGCGTTCGACCCCGAGGTGCGGACCCGCGACGGCGCAGTCGAGGCGGTCCGGGCGGCCGCCGAGCGCGGCCCCGTCGCGGTCTGCTCGAACTGCGCGGTCCCGGAACTCGCGCGGCGGGCGCTGGTGCGCTCGGCGTTCGACCGGGACGCGTTCGACGCCGTCGTCACCAGCGTCGCCTGCGGCTGGCGCAAGCCCCACGAGCGCGCGTTCGAGGCGGTCGCGGACCGCCTCGGGGTCGCCCCCGCCGACCTGGTCCACGTCGGCGACGACCACCGCACCGACGGCGGCGTCCGGTCGCTCGGCGCGACGTTCGTCCACACGGAGGAGGTGCCCCTGCCGGAGTTCCCCGACTGGCTGGAGGGTCGCCCGTGCCCCTGA
- the cbiB gene encoding adenosylcobinamide-phosphate synthase CbiB, whose protein sequence is MPLTATAAVVAAAALDRTVGEPPTRLHPVAWFGRLVAPIDREWPAPRAVGLAVAVALSLLAAGVAWGLVRAAALAHPAATALAAGAVLFLTTSLRMLLTEARGVVRASDGDPATARERLPALAGRDPADLSPGHLRSAAVESAAENLADGLVAPLAAFAALAAVSLPLAAAAAAWVKAVNTLDSMLGYRSKPVGWASARLDDLVMWLPARASAALITVAAAAPDAPLTARRWARAPPSPNSGWPMGTLAAALGVRLEKPGAYDLNAMATLPDAAAAERGVAVVGRAGLLAYGVAGVVAWP, encoded by the coding sequence GTGCCCCTGACCGCGACCGCCGCGGTCGTCGCCGCCGCGGCGCTGGACCGCACGGTCGGGGAGCCGCCCACCCGCCTCCACCCGGTCGCGTGGTTCGGCCGGCTCGTCGCGCCGATCGACCGCGAGTGGCCCGCGCCGCGGGCGGTCGGGCTGGCCGTCGCCGTTGCACTCTCGCTGCTCGCCGCCGGCGTCGCGTGGGGCCTCGTCCGCGCCGCGGCGCTCGCCCACCCCGCCGCGACGGCGCTGGCCGCCGGGGCGGTGCTGTTCCTCACGACGAGCCTGCGGATGCTGCTGACCGAGGCCCGCGGCGTGGTGCGGGCGAGCGACGGCGACCCGGCGACCGCCCGCGAGCGCCTGCCGGCGCTTGCCGGGCGCGACCCGGCCGACCTCTCGCCCGGCCACCTGCGCAGCGCCGCCGTCGAGAGCGCCGCGGAGAACCTCGCGGACGGGCTCGTCGCGCCGCTCGCCGCCTTCGCCGCGCTGGCCGCGGTGTCGCTGCCGCTGGCGGCCGCGGCCGCGGCGTGGGTGAAGGCCGTGAACACGCTCGACTCCATGCTGGGCTACCGCTCGAAGCCGGTCGGCTGGGCGAGCGCGCGGCTGGACGACCTCGTCATGTGGCTCCCGGCGCGGGCGAGCGCCGCGCTGATCACGGTCGCGGCGGCGGCCCCGGACGCCCCGCTGACCGCGCGGCGCTGGGCGCGCGCGCCGCCCTCGCCGAACTCGGGGTGGCCGATGGGGACGCTGGCCGCCGCGCTCGGGGTCCGGCTGGAGAAGCCCGGCGCGTACGACCTGAACGCGATGGCGACCCTGCCGGACGCGGCGGCGGCCGAGCGCGGCGTCGCCGTCGTCGGGCGCGCTGGCCTGCTCGCCTACGGCGTCGCGGGGGTGGTCGCGTGGCCGTGA
- the cobS gene encoding adenosylcobinamide-GDP ribazoletransferase, protein MNRPAGRAVAALRGAVGFLTRLPVGRDERAWRAFRATPAAFPLAGYLVGALVALPFVAAPFLPAATVAFAYVVAVYAVTGINHVDGVADLGDAAVVHGDAAERREVMRDTTVGVGAALAVGGVLLGLGLGALALAAAPVRAAAAVVVATEVGAKAGMAAVACVGTATHEGLGSALTRNAAPRSFALPALLSAPAALLAWPGVAPAAALGGALAAGAAVVGWARAALGGVSGDAFGAVNEVGRVAGLHAGVIAWTLS, encoded by the coding sequence GTGAACCGCCCGGCCGGTCGCGCCGTCGCCGCGCTCCGCGGGGCCGTCGGCTTCCTGACGCGGCTCCCGGTCGGCCGCGACGAGCGCGCGTGGCGGGCGTTCCGCGCGACGCCCGCCGCGTTCCCGCTGGCGGGCTACCTCGTCGGCGCGCTCGTCGCGCTCCCGTTCGTCGCCGCTCCCTTCCTCCCGGCGGCGACCGTCGCGTTCGCGTACGTCGTCGCGGTGTACGCCGTCACCGGGATCAACCACGTCGACGGCGTTGCCGACCTGGGCGACGCGGCGGTCGTCCACGGCGACGCCGCCGAGCGCCGCGAGGTCATGCGGGACACGACAGTCGGCGTCGGGGCGGCCCTCGCGGTCGGCGGCGTCCTGCTCGGACTCGGACTCGGCGCGCTCGCGCTCGCCGCCGCGCCGGTACGGGCCGCGGCCGCCGTCGTCGTCGCCACGGAGGTCGGCGCGAAGGCCGGGATGGCCGCCGTCGCCTGCGTCGGGACGGCGACTCACGAGGGACTGGGCTCCGCGCTCACCCGGAACGCCGCGCCGCGGTCGTTCGCGCTCCCGGCGCTGCTTTCCGCGCCCGCCGCCCTGCTGGCGTGGCCCGGGGTCGCTCCGGCCGCCGCGCTCGGGGGCGCACTCGCGGCCGGCGCGGCCGTCGTCGGCTGGGCGCGGGCGGCGCTGGGCGGCGTGAGCGGCGACGCCTTCGGCGCGGTCAACGAGGTCGGCCGCGTCGCCGGCCTGCACGCGGGGGTGATCGCGTGGACGCTCTCCTGA
- a CDS encoding NTP transferase domain-containing protein yields MCGGRGTRLDADAEKPLFEVGGEPMVDRVADALAASAAGTTYAVTSPHAPETAAHVRDRGLATVGTPGDGYVADLTAALADDRIRPPVLTVAADLPLLAGDAVDAVLRTHGGGSLTVCVPTALKEMLGVSADAAADGRAPTGLNVVADDERDTMYTTYDARLAVNVNRTEDAAVAEALLCD; encoded by the coding sequence ATGTGCGGCGGCCGCGGCACCCGCCTCGACGCCGACGCCGAGAAGCCGCTGTTCGAGGTCGGCGGCGAGCCGATGGTCGACCGCGTGGCCGACGCGCTCGCGGCCAGCGCCGCCGGGACGACGTACGCGGTCACCTCGCCCCACGCCCCGGAGACGGCCGCACACGTCCGGGACCGTGGGCTGGCGACGGTCGGGACGCCCGGCGACGGCTACGTCGCGGACCTGACCGCCGCGCTCGCCGACGACCGTATCCGGCCACCCGTCCTGACCGTCGCCGCGGACCTCCCGCTGCTCGCGGGCGACGCCGTCGACGCCGTCCTCCGGACGCACGGCGGCGGCTCGCTGACGGTCTGTGTGCCGACCGCGCTGAAGGAGATGCTCGGCGTCAGCGCCGACGCCGCGGCGGACGGCCGCGCCCCGACCGGACTGAACGTCGTCGCGGACGACGAACGCGATACCATGTACACGACCTACGACGCACGCCTGGCGGTGAACGTGAACCGGACGGAAGACGCCGCGGTCGCGGAGGCGCTGCTGTGCGACTGA
- the cobT gene encoding nicotinate mononucleotide-dependent phosphoribosyltransferase CobT, with product MRLILAAGATRTAEIEGISAAGADPDLRYHTPSADAEIVAYGEPVRATVVPVSPTGCPTPAVVTRAVREGLGFDLTVVDAGLAEPTAAPTVTVGASPGDDIREPDPVPTGPGAFAAARQFGRALPDDELFVGETIPGGTTTALGVLTALGEDVAVSSSLPENPIERKRAVVEAALAASDAEPGEFAGDPRGAVRYLGDPVLAVVAGLTAGALDTDTPVTLAGGTQLLAAAALVRHAGVDAPLSLATTSFVADDGRVDLPGAADSLDLDLTVTDPGFDRSDHPALARYVAGEAKEGVGMGGALALADRAGVPMADVRDRVEALADYLGGEP from the coding sequence GTGCGACTGATCCTCGCCGCGGGGGCGACCCGCACGGCCGAAATCGAGGGCATCAGCGCTGCCGGCGCGGACCCGGACCTGCGCTACCACACGCCGAGCGCCGACGCCGAGATAGTCGCCTACGGCGAGCCGGTCCGCGCGACGGTCGTCCCGGTGAGCCCGACGGGCTGTCCGACGCCCGCGGTCGTCACCCGCGCGGTCCGGGAGGGACTGGGGTTCGACCTGACCGTCGTCGACGCCGGCCTCGCGGAGCCGACGGCCGCGCCGACCGTCACCGTGGGCGCGTCGCCCGGCGACGACATCCGCGAGCCGGACCCCGTCCCGACCGGCCCCGGCGCGTTCGCCGCCGCGCGGCAGTTCGGGCGGGCGCTGCCCGACGACGAACTGTTCGTCGGCGAGACGATACCGGGCGGGACGACGACGGCACTGGGCGTCCTGACCGCACTGGGCGAGGACGTCGCCGTCTCCTCGTCGCTCCCGGAGAACCCCATCGAGCGCAAGCGCGCGGTCGTCGAGGCCGCGCTCGCCGCGAGCGATGCCGAACCGGGCGAGTTCGCGGGCGACCCGCGGGGTGCGGTCCGCTACCTCGGCGACCCCGTGCTGGCGGTCGTTGCGGGGCTGACGGCGGGCGCGCTCGACACGGACACCCCCGTCACGCTGGCCGGCGGGACCCAGCTGCTCGCGGCCGCCGCACTCGTGCGTCACGCCGGCGTCGACGCGCCGCTCTCGCTGGCGACCACGTCGTTCGTCGCCGACGACGGGCGCGTCGACCTCCCGGGCGCGGCCGACTCGCTCGACCTGGACCTGACGGTCACGGACCCCGGGTTCGACCGTAGCGACCACCCGGCGCTCGCGCGGTACGTCGCCGGCGAGGCGAAGGAGGGCGTCGGGATGGGCGGCGCGCTCGCGCTGGCCGACCGCGCCGGCGTGCCGATGGCGGACGTGCGCGACCGCGTCGAGGCGCTGGCCGACTACCTCGGGGGTGAACCGTGA
- the cobD gene encoding threonine-phosphate decarboxylase CobD: protein MNPDAAAAVGRVPHGGSDDPDDVDFSANVNPEKPPGTADAYESAYDDIGRYPDDGYPAFRAAAADAVGCDPAQVVPTAGGLEAIRLAVETAVSAGDSVLVPAPGFGEYAREVRLQGAEPTFVSPGAVLDADPAPHALAVVCNPNNPTGHAYDDGDLRDFAARCRAAGTTLLVDEAFLGFTERPSLAGADGVVVARSLTKLYGTPGLRAGFAVATGDRLSRLESARRAWTLGAPAAAVGAYCLRQQAFVAETCERVERERERLRAALNERFDVRPSAAPFLLVDVGERDVGALVAALRERGVAVRDATTFRGLDSHVRVAVRTPEENDLLAEAMLDV, encoded by the coding sequence GTGAACCCCGACGCCGCGGCGGCGGTCGGCCGGGTGCCCCACGGCGGGAGCGACGACCCCGACGACGTGGACTTCAGCGCGAACGTCAACCCCGAGAAACCGCCCGGCACCGCCGACGCCTACGAGTCGGCCTACGACGACATCGGCCGATACCCCGACGACGGGTACCCCGCGTTCCGCGCCGCCGCCGCCGACGCCGTCGGCTGCGACCCGGCGCAGGTCGTCCCGACCGCCGGCGGGCTGGAGGCGATCCGGCTGGCCGTCGAGACGGCCGTGAGCGCCGGCGACTCCGTCCTCGTGCCCGCGCCCGGTTTCGGCGAGTACGCCCGCGAGGTGCGGCTCCAGGGCGCGGAGCCGACGTTCGTCTCTCCGGGGGCGGTGCTCGACGCCGACCCCGCTCCCCACGCGCTGGCGGTCGTCTGCAACCCGAACAACCCGACCGGCCATGCGTACGACGACGGGGACCTGCGCGACTTCGCCGCGCGCTGCCGGGCGGCCGGAACGACCCTGCTCGTCGACGAGGCGTTCCTCGGCTTCACCGAGCGCCCGTCGCTCGCCGGCGCGGACGGCGTCGTCGTCGCGCGTTCGCTGACGAAACTGTACGGCACGCCCGGCCTCCGCGCGGGGTTCGCCGTCGCGACCGGCGACCGCCTGAGCCGGCTGGAGAGCGCCCGCCGCGCCTGGACCCTCGGCGCGCCCGCGGCGGCCGTCGGGGCGTACTGCCTGCGCCAGCAGGCGTTCGTCGCGGAGACGTGCGAGCGCGTCGAGCGCGAGCGCGAGCGACTTCGCGCGGCGCTGAACGAGCGGTTCGACGTACGACCCTCGGCGGCCCCGTTCCTGCTCGTCGACGTGGGCGAGCGCGACGTGGGGGCGCTGGTCGCCGCCCTGCGCGAGCGTGGCGTCGCCGTCCGCGACGCGACGACGTTCCGCGGGCTGGACTCGCACGTCCGCGTCGCCGTCCGCACGCCGGAGGAGAACGACCTGCTCGCGGAGGCGATGCTGGATGTTTGA
- a CDS encoding adenosylcobinamide amidohydrolase produces the protein MFETAVSEGVTRLRRPGVRWLSTGFDGGERVADAAYNVTVPEGWDRTDLAAYVAERREAAGFADDGPALLTGVAQRHARGARHGPVEAVVTAGLSNPAPLAADGPDGSGGGDDDPAGDHPPTGTVNVVVGTARSLAPGALPNLVAVAAEAKAATLLRETGFPGTTTDAVVAACDPDGERAAFSGSGTEVGRAARACVRDALRASLASRYADEALPESVAEARHGVDPVAETEVFEP, from the coding sequence ATGTTTGAGACGGCCGTCAGCGAGGGCGTCACGCGCCTCCGCCGGCCCGGGGTGCGCTGGCTCAGCACCGGCTTCGACGGCGGCGAGCGGGTCGCCGACGCCGCGTACAACGTGACGGTCCCGGAGGGGTGGGACCGGACGGACCTGGCGGCGTACGTCGCCGAGCGCCGGGAGGCGGCCGGGTTCGCCGACGACGGGCCGGCGCTGCTGACGGGCGTCGCCCAGCGCCACGCCCGCGGCGCGCGCCACGGGCCGGTCGAAGCGGTCGTCACTGCGGGGCTGTCGAACCCCGCACCGCTGGCGGCGGACGGCCCGGACGGGAGCGGCGGGGGCGACGACGACCCGGCCGGCGACCATCCGCCGACGGGCACGGTCAACGTCGTCGTCGGCACGGCGCGCTCGCTCGCGCCCGGCGCGCTCCCGAACCTCGTCGCCGTCGCCGCGGAGGCGAAGGCGGCGACGCTCCTCCGGGAGACCGGCTTTCCCGGCACCACGACCGACGCCGTCGTCGCGGCCTGCGACCCCGACGGCGAGCGCGCCGCGTTCTCCGGGAGCGGGACCGAGGTGGGGCGGGCCGCGCGGGCCTGCGTCCGGGACGCGCTTCGCGCCAGCCTCGCGTCGCGCTACGCCGACGAGGCGCTCCCGGAGTCCGTCGCGGAGGCCCGCCACGGCGTCGACCCCGTCGCCGAGACGGAGGTGTTCGAGCCGTGA
- a CDS encoding cobyrinic acid a,c-diamide synthase, whose amino-acid sequence MRGVVIGGTASGVGKTVAALATLRALDAAGYDPRPAKAGPDFIDPSHHAAVAGRPSRTLDPWLEGEDGLRRNYYRGADGTGDEVCVVEGMMGLYDGDAASTAAVAAALGLPVVLVVDASAGMESVAATALGFHEYADRVDADADVVGVLAQRAHGGRHEAGIRDALPDELAYLGRVPPDDALELPDRHLGLYGGREATVPEDALDTAAESVRAERLVELARAPPRPESAGRERPARDRTVAVARDDAFRFCYPTTVERLRERADVVTFAPAAGDDLPECDGVYLPGGYPELHAAELADGPALATLADRAAEGLPVLGECGGLIALSRSLTTTDGGTHAMAGVLPADVTMRERYRALDHVELRAREGTLTAAAGDRLRGHEFHYSDCAPDRDARFAFDVVRGEGVDGERDGLVEHRTLGTYAHVHPESGAFDAFVDEL is encoded by the coding sequence GTGAGGGGCGTCGTCATCGGCGGGACGGCCTCCGGCGTCGGCAAGACCGTGGCGGCGCTGGCGACGCTCCGAGCGCTCGACGCGGCGGGCTACGACCCGCGCCCGGCGAAGGCCGGCCCGGACTTCATCGACCCGAGCCACCACGCCGCCGTCGCGGGCCGCCCCTCGCGGACGCTCGACCCGTGGCTGGAGGGCGAGGACGGCCTCCGCCGGAACTACTACCGGGGGGCCGACGGGACCGGGGACGAGGTCTGCGTCGTCGAGGGGATGATGGGGCTGTACGACGGCGACGCCGCGAGCACCGCGGCCGTCGCGGCGGCCCTCGGCCTCCCCGTCGTCCTCGTCGTCGACGCGTCGGCCGGCATGGAGAGCGTCGCCGCCACGGCGCTCGGCTTCCACGAGTACGCCGACCGGGTCGACGCCGACGCGGACGTGGTCGGCGTCCTCGCCCAGCGGGCCCACGGCGGCCGCCACGAGGCGGGGATCCGCGACGCGCTCCCGGACGAACTGGCGTACCTCGGGCGGGTCCCGCCCGACGACGCCCTCGAACTCCCGGACCGCCACCTCGGGCTGTACGGCGGCCGCGAAGCGACGGTGCCGGAGGACGCGCTCGACACGGCCGCGGAGTCGGTCCGCGCCGAGCGGCTGGTCGAGTTGGCGCGAGCGCCGCCGAGGCCGGAGTCCGCGGGGCGGGAGCGGCCCGCCCGTGACCGCACCGTCGCCGTCGCGCGGGACGACGCGTTCCGGTTTTGCTACCCGACGACGGTCGAGCGCCTGCGGGAGCGCGCCGACGTCGTGACGTTCGCCCCGGCCGCCGGGGACGACCTGCCCGAGTGCGACGGCGTCTACCTGCCGGGCGGCTACCCGGAGCTCCACGCCGCTGAACTGGCGGATGGCCCGGCCCTCGCGACGCTCGCCGACCGGGCCGCCGAGGGGCTGCCGGTGCTGGGCGAGTGCGGCGGGCTGATAGCGCTGTCGCGCTCGCTGACGACGACCGACGGGGGGACACACGCGATGGCGGGCGTCCTCCCCGCGGACGTGACGATGCGGGAGCGCTACCGGGCGCTCGACCACGTCGAACTCCGGGCGCGCGAGGGGACGCTGACCGCCGCCGCGGGCGACCGGCTCCGCGGCCACGAGTTCCACTACTCCGACTGCGCCCCTGACCGGGACGCCCGCTTCGCGTTCGACGTCGTCCGCGGCGAGGGCGTCGACGGCGAGCGCGACGGGCTGGTCGAGCACCGCACGCTCGGCACCTACGCGCACGTCCACCCCGAGAGCGGCGCGTTCGACGCGTTCGTCGACGAACTGTGA
- a CDS encoding cob(I)yrinic acid a,c-diamide adenosyltransferase: protein MTRDDSTDTVDAQPIEPSAPEEFGLVQAFWGDGKGKSTAAMGMGFRAAGHGYRVHMVQLMKGGTSTVEDVRGEYNAIAEMPRYSFENSGHYGWHGFGASDDDEHEARARGGLARARELVDDPEIDGERVHMLIVDEILYAANRGLVDPGDVVDLIERKADGLELVLTGGHERPDYVTDHADLVTEIRKGKHPIDAGQPARKGTEY, encoded by the coding sequence ATGACACGAGACGACTCCACCGACACGGTCGACGCACAGCCGATCGAACCGTCCGCCCCCGAGGAGTTCGGCCTGGTCCAGGCCTTCTGGGGCGACGGCAAGGGCAAGAGCACGGCGGCGATGGGCATGGGGTTCCGGGCGGCCGGCCACGGCTACCGGGTCCACATGGTCCAGTTGATGAAAGGCGGGACGAGCACCGTCGAGGACGTCCGCGGCGAGTACAACGCCATCGCCGAGATGCCGCGGTACTCCTTCGAGAACAGCGGCCACTACGGCTGGCACGGTTTCGGGGCCAGCGACGACGACGAGCACGAGGCCCGCGCGAGGGGCGGCCTCGCCCGGGCGCGGGAACTGGTCGACGACCCCGAAATCGACGGCGAGCGCGTCCACATGCTGATCGTCGACGAGATACTGTACGCGGCCAACCGCGGCCTCGTCGACCCCGGGGACGTGGTCGACCTGATCGAGCGGAAGGCCGACGGCCTCGAACTCGTCCTGACGGGCGGCCACGAGCGCCCCGACTACGTGACCGACCACGCCGACCTCGTCACCGAGATCCGTAAGGGGAAACACCCCATCGACGCCGGCCAGCCCGCCCGGAAGGGGACGGAGTACTGA
- a CDS encoding cobyric acid synthase, whose translation MARTILVAGTASHVGKSTVAAGLCRLLARDGVDVAPFKAQNMSNNARAVPTAGPDGDGFGEIGVSQWVQARAAAVPATTDHNPVLLKPRGEGESQLVVHGEAVGHYAAGDYYDEYWERARSAAVEAHRRLAAAHDVVVAEGAGSIAEINLHDRDLANVETARFADADVMLVADIERGGVFASLVGTLELLPDDVRDRVVGCVVNKFRGDASLLEPGIAEFEDRTGVPVLGVLPHDDPGLPAEDSLSLPPVGERAVRGADDGVPEREAVTVAVPRTPRASNVTDLEPLAREPGVRVAYVPPDAALDVADAVVLPGSKNTVDDLLALREAGFGDALAAFEGPVVGLCGGYQMLGERIENAGVERATDGGDVVEGFGLLPVVTRFSREKRVTRATRRLRGVGPLAEADAAVTGYEIHAGETRAVGPVERPFADRGAARGNALGTYLHGLFGNAAARTALLRPLFDGKRPSGDRERTPYDDAAALVDGNLPLDPGDIARGEWE comes from the coding sequence ATGGCGCGGACGATACTCGTCGCCGGCACCGCCTCCCACGTCGGCAAGAGCACCGTCGCGGCCGGGCTCTGTCGCCTGCTGGCGCGCGACGGCGTCGACGTCGCCCCGTTCAAGGCACAGAACATGAGCAACAACGCCCGGGCGGTGCCGACCGCCGGCCCGGACGGCGACGGCTTCGGGGAGATCGGCGTCTCGCAGTGGGTGCAGGCCCGCGCCGCGGCGGTGCCCGCGACGACGGACCACAACCCCGTCCTGCTGAAGCCCCGCGGCGAGGGCGAGAGCCAACTGGTCGTCCACGGCGAGGCGGTCGGCCACTACGCGGCGGGCGACTACTACGACGAATACTGGGAGCGGGCCCGGAGCGCCGCGGTCGAGGCCCACCGCCGGCTGGCGGCCGCCCACGACGTGGTCGTCGCGGAGGGCGCGGGCTCCATCGCCGAGATCAACCTCCACGACCGCGACCTGGCGAACGTCGAGACGGCCCGCTTCGCCGACGCCGACGTCATGCTCGTTGCGGACATCGAGCGCGGCGGCGTCTTCGCCAGCCTCGTCGGGACGCTCGAACTGCTGCCCGACGACGTCCGCGACCGGGTCGTCGGCTGCGTCGTCAACAAGTTCCGCGGCGACGCCTCGCTGCTGGAGCCCGGGATCGCCGAGTTCGAGGACCGCACCGGCGTCCCCGTCCTCGGCGTCCTGCCCCACGACGACCCGGGCCTGCCCGCGGAGGACAGCCTCTCGCTCCCGCCCGTCGGCGAGCGGGCGGTCCGCGGGGCCGACGACGGCGTGCCCGAGCGCGAGGCCGTCACGGTCGCGGTTCCGCGGACGCCGCGGGCCTCGAACGTCACCGACCTCGAACCGCTGGCCCGGGAGCCGGGGGTCCGGGTCGCGTACGTTCCGCCGGACGCCGCGCTGGATGTGGCGGACGCGGTCGTCCTCCCCGGGTCGAAGAACACGGTCGACGACCTGCTGGCGCTCCGCGAGGCGGGGTTCGGCGACGCGCTGGCCGCCTTCGAGGGCCCGGTCGTCGGCCTCTGTGGCGGCTACCAGATGCTCGGCGAGCGCATCGAGAACGCGGGCGTCGAGCGGGCGACCGACGGGGGCGACGTCGTCGAGGGGTTCGGACTGCTGCCGGTCGTCACCCGCTTCTCCCGGGAGAAACGCGTGACCCGGGCGACCCGCCGCCTCCGCGGGGTCGGCCCCCTCGCAGAGGCCGACGCCGCCGTGACGGGGTACGAGATCCACGCGGGCGAGACCCGCGCGGTCGGCCCCGTCGAGCGCCCCTTCGCCGACCGCGGGGCCGCACGGGGGAACGCGCTCGGCACGTACCTCCACGGCCTGTTCGGGAACGCCGCCGCGCGGACGGCGCTGCTCCGGCCGCTGTTCGACGGGAAGCGCCCCTCCGGCGACCGCGAGCGGACGCCGTACGACGACGCCGCGGCGCTGGTCGACGGGAACCTCCCGCTCGATCCCGGCGATATCGCCCGGGGGGAGTGGGAGTGA
- a CDS encoding nucleotide-binding protein — translation MVEAFAVASGKGGTGKTTSTLALGMALAADHEVTVVDADTGLANLLFHAGLADVDVTLHDLLLADTDAAVDDATYERFGMRVVPCGTSLADFEAADPTRLREVVARLAADADVLLLDSPAALGSKSAVLPIVLADRIVTVLQPTIPALSDALKVGEYARSYGTGSAGVLFNKVRDEGAVDRVAERTERYFDGPTLATVPDSQAVRDARDAGEPLLAHAPDSPAAGAFREAADALTVEPGDSAAVADRFRSAVVPDRP, via the coding sequence ATGGTCGAGGCGTTCGCCGTGGCGAGCGGAAAGGGCGGGACCGGGAAGACGACGAGCACGCTGGCCCTCGGGATGGCGCTGGCCGCGGACCACGAGGTGACGGTCGTCGACGCCGACACCGGCCTGGCGAACCTGCTGTTTCACGCCGGCCTCGCCGACGTCGACGTGACGCTGCACGACCTGCTTCTGGCCGATACCGACGCGGCCGTCGACGACGCCACCTACGAGCGGTTCGGGATGCGGGTCGTCCCCTGTGGCACGAGCCTCGCCGACTTCGAGGCGGCCGACCCGACGCGGCTCCGGGAGGTGGTGGCGAGGCTGGCGGCCGACGCGGACGTGCTCCTGCTGGACTCGCCGGCCGCGCTCGGGTCGAAAAGCGCCGTCCTCCCCATCGTGCTGGCGGACCGCATCGTCACCGTGCTCCAGCCGACGATACCGGCGCTGTCGGACGCGCTGAAGGTCGGCGAGTACGCCAGGTCGTACGGCACGGGGAGCGCGGGCGTCCTGTTCAACAAGGTCCGCGACGAGGGGGCGGTCGACCGCGTCGCCGAGCGGACCGAGCGGTACTTCGACGGCCCGACGCTGGCGACGGTGCCCGACAGCCAGGCGGTCCGCGACGCCCGCGACGCCGGCGAGCCGCTGCTGGCCCACGCGCCCGACTCGCCGGCGGCCGGGGCGTTCCGTGAGGCGGCCGACGCGCTGACCGTCGAACCCGGCGACTCCGCGGCCGTCGCCGACCGGTTCCGGAGCGCCGTCGTCCCGGACAGACCATGA